ttcagcctattactacttataataatggctaattaattgaacaatcgtgccaatacacacacatattaactgactcattacgtgtacgccatgtaaatagcaatactccatggcgcgagcgcatctcgctcttaaagggaatgggagatgacactctgattggtttattgaatgttacgcccattactcattaagagaatagggacaacccattttaAAAATGCGCCCCCGCGCACGGACcatttttccgtcgttaaaatagcaaaagtggatttggacacaccctgagtgcacctgcgccgtgcgctttagacTTTGcatttagatcgttaaaatagggcccatagtgTGTGCTTGGAGTTTTGTGTACTTTTATTTTATGAGAATTTTACAACCTAGTTGTAAAGGAAATTTGTGCAAATTGATCTGAATTAAGTACACAGAGAGGGACTATtctttattttagtttgtttcttTGTACATTTGTGGAACATTGTGATTCACACTATACGTAGTGAACTCTCTGTTTGAACAAATTttcttctgtttattttgtttatacaCCTTTCCTCAACCTCAGACATTAACGCAGCGTCTTTCTCATATGTGGTCAAAAATAAAGAATCCTTTTTTAGATGTCTGGCTGTGTTTGAGTTTATGATAGTCAACACATTTTCATGGCCACAAttctttacattttacattgtaaatatattttacatttgaatttatGGTTCACTTTAGACTTTGACTAACTATAATAACTGCAACTGCAGTCATtgaactctcattagagtatcaGTAGACTGTTAGTGTAGGATTAGGGGTCTGGATTAGGAGAATAAACTGACATGTAGTTGTAAAGTTACTTGTAGTCAGTAGAAAGTGTAAAGTGgacaattgaaataaagtgttactgaatttATTTTGTACTATAGACTCTTTCCATGCTGTGAATATGTGCACTAGAATTACACTTGACATTCAAACACCTATGAATACTAACCAGATTATATTCCTGCTCTGTAGAAActactaaaatgacaaaagaaacTCACCCAGTTTACCAAGACTCATCTGAAGATCATTTTTCTCCAGTTTTAGCTGCTCTCTCTCATTGGTCAGGTTTTCATTCTTGGATATTAACTGTCGTCTCTCTAGAGTGAACGTGACACACAGCACTATGACTGCAGTCAGCAGAAGAACACACAGCAGCACCAAACACACTGCAGCTGCTCTGGAGCTTCTGATCTTCACACAAACACTTCCTGAAGATGACAGACatcaagataaatgttttctcAATTCCTAATtgtatatttgtgttttataaaatggttagttcctgtcctcgATTCtaattggtcaatagctgtgttttattaacgataatggctatgaccgcttcacccaacggttctgtgtatcactacacaacacccttagcaaccactcttagcaacgtaaactgtttgttctcagttgatattgttcattgatgtttactgtattatgtagaagagtgttgtgagaaagagatcaagtgagcgagtttattacctgcattcagattttccttcaggtcagtcctataatcataataaataatctgtttaaatgtctgatgtattatcttgtcctttaacagttaaggggttttcccgtgactgacagcgctagtcaaagcatttgtcagttctGTCTTAttctgtgttcacaacaattcagtcttttcaatgtaaaagtctttgctactggTATGGaatttaattaatcataactaacttttttttttcttgcaggaataacatttatatgcATTTGAAACCTAAATGTCCTCAACCGTTGGGCCTAAATCAGTGTGTGTCTGAATCATGTCCAAATATAAGAAAAGGGGGaaaataaagggttagttcacccaaaaatgaaaattctgtcatttattactcaccctcatgctgttctacacccgtaagaccttctgaAAGTAACTGAACTTCAAATAACGACTGTATCGATTGCACTGTTATGtcactaggtggcaacaaacttactgttaaaaatgtgtctatcactgaatcattctttcagaaacaaatgaagtctttatgattctaacttacaaaaatattctgtttcagCTGTCTGGATCTTACATGTGTGTTCAAGCATCTTATCTaatttgtggtaacactttacaataaggttcatttatgaACTAACCaagagcaatacatttgttactgtatttgttgatctttgttaatgttaatagaaATACAGCCattcatagtttgttcatgttacttcacagtgcattaactaatgttaacacatacaactcttgattttaataatgtattagtaaatgttgaaattaacattaacaaagattaataaatgctgtagaaatgcagttcattattagttcatgttaatgtagttaacttatgttaactaatgaaccttattgtaaagtgttagcgaACATGAGATTAACAATCTGTTAAATTCATTTTACAAgtataataaacacaaaaaggacTGTTTGAGTAAAGTATTGTGCATTTTTCTCTTACtactattttttattagttgttttattatttttatggaacCGGAACCGGAATCGTTAGGCAGAACCGGAATCGGAAAATTTCTTACAATTCCCAACCCTAGTagagaaccttattatgcaccaaataaataaacgaaagattatttgttattaactaacatcagctatattacatctaatgggaattaggaaattatatactgataaaatacaacaatgccaaggtctctggaaagaggtttggttaagtgatatttacgttccacgtGGTTGAGTCTGATGACGGTGACGTCTTCCGCTGGTTGTGCTGGGCGAcaatgcagtggggagaggagccagaatctgtttcaacagtcttgaacacgaagctctgtgggatgctgatctcctggagcaccaaagggtcctaaaatctggaacatgcagatgaggccctggtgtaggtgcagaaggtccttaacaatctggaacacgcagacgaaggaaccttggagtgaaggtttgctctcctgagcttaaccttgttgcagatgtcgttactgtctcgctggatggaaactctgaacgtagtgtttgttgatgtctctttcctcacaggATGGAGGCTCAAAACATggtcgtctctgttgctgcctcacaagctgtagactcagatcatgggatctgttgttgtctctctggACGAACCAGAGGTTCAGAAGGAGAATGTATCTGTCAATGTCTATCCCCGTAAAGGACAGACTCAGAATGGTAAATCTCTTGTGTCTCACCTGATGGGAGACccagaacaaggagtgtctgttgaaagggtacctttatccctttccgatgaggaggagattgcattttggcgcttctccattcgagtgctgtgattggctgctggcatcagaggggacacacacagTTTGGCCCACTCTTCTttcccctgtggaactcatttgcataaagcaaggagttggaagtctttacagtgtctttaaagtttaccaatgcatttctcactttccaaaccaccaccagaatacctttggcaatattctaaacaaatagagactaaacatgatggaaaaagattgaactgtcattcaattgtacattaacagctatATTTGTGCcagatgttgcactacaaatagctgtcactgtgaatacttatttctgtgaataagtataAAATGGAtgtgtgtagtttgcatcagttctaaggttttcaaacatggttttgaatggatttggatggatctttgtgatctctctttgtttcacccattgctgctaaggtcctgaggaatttttatggcggTCTGTGACCAGCCTTAGGAAGTAGTgtctagatgggtgaagggcagaaactgcccgtggaccaatgagaagtcctgtcCTTCCTGGTACAAGAGTCTTCTTCTTGCCCTCGAAGAGgtgtctggatgttgtccttacatctttatctgatggcgttggacggtttgtttgtgttagtccaccaagatccaattAAAATGTAGCAAAAATTTGTCCGCTGTTACAGACAGAGAGGGACccggccataaactgggccctggaaTGTGCTGTTCCCTACACTAGAGACCTTATTCCCAAGTGATAGTGTTCAAAAGGGTCAAGACGTTACCAACTCAGCCGACGTCGATTAGGAGACGTGTATAAATTATTAAAGCATCAATTAGGAGACGAATCAGGTAAACTTAAGTCAGGTGCGGTAGGGGAAAATCTACCacactactgactgacacacttaTAAAGACAGCCTTTGCctccatctaatggcgtaataatgtaataatggcGTAATAACTTATGTTGCTGCTCActgtcagggactatttttctggcggaaggaaagcttttagtgaaagtttacttaaTGAAACTTGCATTGATACATAGCATAGCATcttgtaccttattgcttacatatgtGTACCTGTATGGTTTCTCTTGGTTCAGTGTTTATATTGCCATAAACAAGCTTTTTTGTTCACCTGGTCATGGAAATGATGAAAGCTATATGTGTTTCTACTCTGTAGTCCTCTGCTATTTGAGACTCTACTTTTAGTAGTCGAGGCCAATAAGTGGCAAAGTATGTAACAGTACAAGAGCACGTGACATCCTGTCTGTGAACATtaatttgcaaaacaaaaagctCTTCCTAAAGGGCACTATTGTGATATTGTGTTTAGATGTAGCAGTAGGGtttaaattagcacagtacagTTATACATGAGAGAAAAGTCACTTTACCTAATCcagtgaaatcaaaattgatgaGAAAATGTAACTTAATTGTGCTTGAACATGAATCAACCCCAGATAATATGGTCATATTTTATGATACTTTCAATAGtgcttttgtgttcttttaAGCTTTTTCCTCAAGTTCCTGTGTGAAatcttcaaaacatcttcatttgtttGCCACAGAATGATTGTAACTAACAGCACTATGTCTGTAAAGTCAAGACTGTGGTTTCTGTTTCTACACCAACACAAAGATAGAGCAGCATTCTCATGAACATTGTTATAAAGGCCTCGGGTACAGTGTATATTTTAGGACATCCTCAGACTTATTACGAATGAGTCATATTTCAAAAAGGCATCATGCCTCAGACTGAAATGCTTCAGTCATTGGACAAAACGGCATCATGCCATAGACTGAAAGTCTCAGGAAAAACAACGTCAGTGTCAGGTCTGGTACAATTAGGCATCAGACAAAAAAGGCATCGGACGAAACGGACTGACCATCCTTACTGAAACACTCAGGCTGAGTAAAcactttaatcatttttttctctctctccaaaaTCATATACAGATGGTTAgttattaaatcataaaacagCATCAGCAAAACACAAAGCTGAACCAAACACACTGTAGCTTCTTCTGATCTTCACACAATCACTTCTGAACAGCACAGGTCTGACATTAGATGACTGAACATGTGCAGACTCTGATGATTTGATCAAAGTAATGAATGTGATTACCTGTACGCTGAAGTGGttggtgtgtgtttgtctctgtCCTGAAGTCATGATCTCTCACAAATTCTGCACTCTCATAGATTTCCACTGTCATCTCCATTCTGTCTGTGTTCATTCTCTCAGACTCAGTCCTGATCACATCTTCATAAATACCATCAGCCATTTCTGCTCTTTAACCTTCAAACATTAAATGATCTTGTTCCTTGTTTGTTGTAGATGTAGTCAGCACTCGTCTTCTTTTTAAAGCTAGTGGCAAACAGACTTCAGTGACATCAGACCCTTAAAGTtgacatgaaacagaagttgtgataGACTTTTTCCCttttgtgatgtatatctgagtgaaactcGGCCATTGCTATGAtgtcatgtgattgacaggttgtcccacTCTCGctccagtaaacacgtcatcagagaagagaagtcattgcaagagggaggggaagttattttaattaaagattatgagggcacatgaattttaaaTGTGATGTGCATTGATAAATCACTCATTATTActgcaatatttcataaaaaataagaattgttgattttgatttcaGTGACTTATTCAGTGACTTATATTATTATCCATTGGAttggctctttcactctctctcctctccacctacagctggtgtgtggtgagcgcactggcgccgttgtactgtggctgccgtcgcatcatccaagtggatgacccctgatatgattgtaaagcgctttgggtgtacagttgtacatatgaaagcgctatataaatgcctcattcattcattcattcatattcatTGTTGTGGAAAAGTTCTTTATTCTTTCAGTGGTGAGAATGTAATGAAACAAACACTCAGGAAATGTCTTTGTTGATTTTATTCATGCAAGAAGGTTGTTTAAAGAAGATTTCTACACAGTTCTAGAGAGAAAACACCCTCACCCAGAGCGGCTGTCTTATATACGCCTCTTATTGTTCCTTGTTACCCCAAACCAATCATAACACGTTATCATATTAGGatcataaaaactgaaaaaagagAGGGGTCTAAAACTTAGCAGATGCCCTATTGAAGTTCAAGCTGTCAAGACAAACACATTTGCACCTTTGCCTCACTTCCTTTGTTAGTTTCAGAAGCATTTCTTAAAAGAGAACAGCATTAGCAGTAATTTTCCACTGAACAAGCTGTTTTAAATGATACACaagacagagagaaaacaagTATCAATGCATCCATTCATAAATCAGGAGAATAAATGATAAGCAATAAATATTCCTCTACAACGTTTAGAACAAGCACTGACTGTGGCAGGTTACTGGGGAAATGAACATTTGGAAAGGAAATATATTTACAGGAACATTTCAGCAGGTTcaagatgagatgagatgtaAACATCCTCAATTTGGAAATGCATACTCTCACCCATGctattctgaattttttttgtgttgggAAATCGTGAAATCTAAGGTACTGTAAGGCAACAAAGAAGCAGCTAATTTAGTAACACAGGacgggggtgaaaacttttgaacattttctTGGTTtttttagtactgccctttggaagcaacagaagatacttaaTTTGTCATcagggaaacatgcaagtacaATATTCCTTTATCttgaaattcaaaaagttttcaccctcctgctcttaatgcatcatgtttccttctggagcatcagtgaatgtttgaatgcTCACATTCGATGGCGTCTGGCACTTTGGAGAGGTGTTCTCCTCACGGATGAATCCCGGTTTTCACTGTACAGGGCAGATGGCAGACAGCGTGTATTGTGCCTTGTGGGTGAGCGGTTTGCTGATGTCAGCGTTGTGGATCGAGTGGCCCATGGTGGCGGTGGGGTTATGGTATGGGCAGGTGTATGTTATGGACAACAAacacaggtgcattttattgatgtcattttgaatgcacagagataccgtgacgagatcctgaggcccattgttgtgccattcatccacgaccatcacctcatgttgcagcatgataatgcacggccccatgttgcaaggatctgtacacaattcctggaagctgaaaacatcccagttcttgcatggccagcatactcaccggacatgtcacccattgagcatgtttgggatgctctGGATCAGCGTATACGACAGCGTGTTCCAGTTCCTGCCAATATCCAGCAACTTCACACAGCCATTGAATAGGAGTGGACCAACATCCCACAGGCCACAATCAGCAACCTGATCAACTCTATGTGAAGGAGATTACACTAACAGACGTAATAAAGATAAGGGTTTTCAATCTGGTTTCTAGAGTATTTTTGCTGGTTTCTTGACATTGCTAGGGAAAGTTACTTCTCATTATCAGTGTTCCTGCTTGTTTCTTGCATATTTAGACTCTCCCTGTTTAATGAATTTACTCAACAAAATTCATTTGTAGTCCTGAAAGGAAGTCACTTTAGTTTCATATCCAGATGGTGTGAACAGAACCATGTCTAAAACAGGACTGACATCTGTATTCTGCTGTTGTGTGAATGCAGGGGAGGATTAAGGTGGTCAGGAGCCCCTAGGCTGCTCTTTGTGTGAGAAAACACAAGACTTCATACTGATACAAAGCCTAGAGgagtataaatagacaaatagagttatgctgcattcacgccaccttgtatttaccggaatcttgagacACATGACGtattttacaagctagaatctcgtaactacaggaattacgaggccgcgtgaacgcaccttataTTACATAGTTTAAACAAGACACAGCTGAAACTGATAAACTATGAGCAGAGAgttctgggaaatggagtccgggaatAACAGAGTGTGACAATAAGAAAGGCTACCATCTGCTGGTAAACAATTGCATCCGCAGCTGACAGAtgtaacatacacacacattgagACAGCCAATATTACTGTGTCCTCTACATCCCTTCAAGTGGTAAAATGAGAAATTGAACATTACAAACAAGCACAAGGCCCAGTGCTTAGAAGCAGCCCTTTAATTATGATCAAGAAACAATGAGATGTAAGTGGAAAGAATACCATATATTACCCTCTGCCACCACAGCCACAAAACAGTTACAAAGGaaatctgaaaatataaacagcAAAGCAACAGAATTCATAAATAGCAGTAGTGCTATATCAACAGTGAATAAGGTCACGATGCTGATTCGTCATCTCCTCAGAAGTGGACGCGTGTCACGCGCCTATGCATGTTTCGTatgaattacataatctgagaatatgtattttccattttaattggTTCGTTTAAAGTAAGCGAACGGTGATCATCGAGTTTTCCTATTCCTATTGTGTGCAACAGTAATGCAATCAAACttcaaatctcaaaaactgcttgcagCCTTGCACACtcgcatttaaataacatatttcaaatcattaacaaaatCTGAGATGAACTATCACATGAATGTTTCCTATGATGCTTAAAAGCTTATGTTTCAGGTTGCTCCAGCTAACACGCATGTGCAGTCTCGTGCGAGCGCACTTTCTTTCtcctatttttataataatattatgaatGAACCGTCTTGATATATGTAAAGTTTTGGTCAGACTCGGCTTAGAGAGCGCAGAAATGAACGTCAGCGGCCATGTCACTGAACAAGCAATCGTTATTATTCAAAAGGGCAAACagtcaaagttattttattgtatgagTGGACTCGAGTCTCGAGATACAATGAAATAATGCAAAACTGCAAAGTCGCATTTGTCATCATGACAGCAAGTGGACTATTAAAGCTGGAATAATGAGTGGATTAAGCATTTAAATCGGCAAGAGAGGAATAACGGATGAACTTTCTTGGCAAGGGCATCACAGTCAGGTAACGTACAAGGGAGAAAGCTAACTGTTAGCCTACTAACATTAGGTaagacaaaatgttttattttcgcAACTTGTTTATTGACTTACTAATAGCAATTTGCTGTGAAATACACCTATGTGCCGATCAGGTCCTGTCGGGTCTGTGTCTTCCCGGTCGGGTTCGGGTCCAGCTTTCAAATAATAGACGGGTCCGCATTGGTTCCGGGTAGTACATTTATGGCATTTCTTGGTTCTGCACGGGTCCGGGTCCaactttcaaaataatagtCGGGCCAGGTCGGTTCCGTGTAGCACATTTACGGGTCTCTTCGGGTTCGGGTATGAATTTTTGGACCCGTGAAGACCTCTACGCTAGAGTCAAGAGTCAAACAGGCTCACCAAGGTTAGTTTTGATCTGCCTTCTCAAATTTTCAGGTCAATGGCAGTCATGTGTTTAGAGAGACGCGAAGGTCCTCATAGACATTCATGGCGCCTTCGACCAAGACACTGCGtgcaattttcaagtcaatcggactaacgATTGTGTAtttatagccattttcatgtttttttaatcctgttttAGCTCCACCAAATGGACAATCACTTTACCGTCATGGCAACTTGGACAAGGACAGTGCaggccaattttcaagtcaattagattaactgttgtttttttttattacagtgcCACCAAGTGGCCTAACGCTACAATTTTTTACTGTTtatgtgaaaatatctcattgaAATAGATATAGTCATTTCACTAAAAGGCAACTGCCTACTTTAAACGTTTTGGCGTTCTGTTGCGAACCTCACCAATCAAAATTCTTTTGATAACTTGTTGCCATGAGTATTTCTAGATTATGCATGTcaagttttgaacaaattgcACAAATGGCCTatgaggagttcgaaaaagtagactatttttcaaataatgaacaatttgattgacagcagtggttcttgaggcaaagttgttcagaatGAGGAGATTCAACATATGATATGaatattgtgtgtatgtgtgatatGTTGCGTGATATATAGGGTCTAAAACAGGggttcccaaccctgttcctggagatctaccttcctGCTAGTTCATCTCCAGCCCTGCTCAACACACccgtctgtaattatcaagtgctcctgaagatcttaattaactgattcaggtgtgttttatcagggttggagctaaactttgcaggttGGTAGATCttcaggaacagggttgggcacCCCTGGTCTAAAACATGATTGCGCCACCCAGTGGCCATTTTCTTTCAAACTTCGCACAGACCTCTAGGGCcatgagtcaaacaggcccacaGAGTTTAGTCCCAATTGGCCTGCATTAACCTGGTCTAAGAGGTGCTCAAAATGTATAGGCTGATGACAGCTAAGATTTTCAAGATATACAAATGTCATCATAAACCATCACGACAACTCTGACAAAGACTAAGAAAATATTCAAGTAAACTGGACTATATTATAGCACCACTAAGTGGTAAATCTCCGCAATTTTTTGTATGACCACAGAATGAACTCGTACATGAGTTTgacaagtttggtgaaaataccTCATTTTGTTCAAGAATTAcaaacatttacagtttttttcaaatgatttgacacatttctcaCAGTAATCTGAACACTTTGTAATTGCCCTAAACAGGTTGTAAAttttgcaaaatgcaaaatgtgcacAGTAGTTTATACAGCCACCAAAACATCAATATATCAGGTGAAAACAATTGCAgctctttttattgttttttacaaaaatcacaATCATTTGTGCACTTTTCCAAACAGAACTTATTTGTTAAAATCTCATTTGTACTTGGAATGTTCTCAATTAACCCCAAATAAATATCTGCTGAGTTAGTAATACACACAACACAAGAATGCTAATTCCCTAGTTGTTTACACAGTTcagttacatatatatatatatatatatatatatatatatatatatatatatatataaaaaggggaaagaaaaacaacaaaaacaaaaaaagaagataaGCCACAGCATATACCACATTAACGAAATTGAGGCATGATGCCAAAATGACTCTTGAGACTGTAAGTCTGCAGTGCTTTGAGGTGAGAATGACACATGCAAAATTTTGTCAATATGTCACTCTAACCATACCACATGAATTTGGTCAAAGTGCCATCTATTGGTTGAAAGTGTTAAACcatttattattgactgtatttatgatttttcaGCTAGTTATGATTTTTCAGTCATAATAATCCTACCAGGTCTTttattgctcactgttgcagttggtctgatgctcacagccatgtATAGTCATGACTTGTTGTGCCTTCTTCGTGGTTGGCCCCATaattaattgctgcttgcagctatattatgtttttattatacttATGCCTATATAATTTTCTGTAATTTCAAACACATGGtaactagtaaaaaaaaaatacataattttttaaataatgtaattatgaGAAGTGCCCCTTTTTCCATTAGAGTCCCTGCGcccccaaaatgtctgtgcatGTCCCTGCTGCTGCACATCATCAGGAAATGATGAAACAATGACAGCTTTCAGTTTTTGAATTTCCACAGGTGGTTCGGAAAAAAGCTAGTGGTGTAAAAAAAGCTAAGTGGAAACCCATCAGTCTTTGGTGTCTTACTGCCAGTGTCGAGACGAGCATTTTTGAAGTTTTGTGTTGCATGAACAATCTTCTTGAAGAATTTGTGTTTCCCCTCAAAGCACATGGTCCAAACATCTATTAATGGTCCAAAAGTCCTAATTAATTTGTTATAATGCTCTAGGTAGTGATGTTTGGGTCGAAGTCTTGTAGAGGGAAACAATGTCTGCTCTGAGATCACTTATCGTGCCTTACTAGACTCTACATCAGTAAGGTAAACAAACTACTTCACAttaagggtgttttcacacctatggatcgcttgttttgttccgaaacagggactaaatttgttacaatgttgcattttcttcttggttcggttcgctttcacatggcaacatttcaaagcgtaccaaaatgcaTTCAGGCAAGTCACATGAGAGTAcaactgtcctcttattggtcagagttttcgctgcgtcatccatcaaaataatgattgacaagctagctccatgagcttattgtggctttatttgtaactgtcgagacacacacaaacactttataaatgtagccgtCTCTCCCGCAGTTAATTCATATTTGCTGCGGCAAATTCAAACCtgcgctctttctctctctccat
Above is a genomic segment from Megalobrama amblycephala isolate DHTTF-2021 linkage group LG14, ASM1881202v1, whole genome shotgun sequence containing:
- the LOC125244413 gene encoding natural killer cells antigen CD94-like, yielding MADGIYEDVIRTESERMNTDRMEMTVEIYESAEFVRDHDFRTETNTHQPLQRTGSVCVKIRSSRAAAVCLVLLCVLLLTAVIVLCVTFTLERRQLISKNENLTNEREQLKLEKNDLQMSLGKLDGWIYYQSSLYFISSEERTWAESRRYCTERGTDLIIINNREEQGFVSNSFVSFWIGLTDSDVEGRWEWFDGTNMTSGQYHITQEAALNI